The genomic window TTAATCATATGAACACAAAGGGACAAAATTAGGAAATACATCATCGAGAAAGAAAATTAGACGTCAAGTATCAGACGACTTATCTGTATGATGTAGTTACACGCTAGATCTCTCACTCTCGCCTCCTTTCCTGAGGCATCTATTCAACCTCGGAGACTCCCTGCGAAGACGAAAGAAATTCACgagaaaaatcaaacatttcTGCTCTCATCCCTCTCTAGATTCGCTCTCTGCAAATAATAATTCGTGGAATTTCTTCGTTAATTCCTCTTTCGATCCTTCTAACAATGGTACTGTTTTCAATTATCTTGTTAATGCATTTATGCTTGATATCATGTTTATGACTGGTTTTTGACTTGGCAGATCCGGTTTATACTGCTGCAAAATAGACAAGGCAAGACTCGTCTCGCCAAATACTATGTTCCTCTCGAGGATTCCGAGAAGCACAAGGTCGAATACGAGGTTATGATCTTATTCAtactcttttccttttgttttatttgttttaggttttttttatgattttttttaaaaataatttacaggTTCATCGATTGGTTGTTAATAGAGATCCCAAATTCACGAATTTTGTTGAGGTAAGTGATTTCTGATTCCTTTTCAATATTTGagcaaaatatttgataaagaGAAGAAGCTAATTGTGAAACGGAAGCCTGTGCTTAAACAAGCTTTAATCCAATTGATTTGACTAGATGTGCTGAGGTTTTTCATTAATGAAAGCCATTAAGAATTGAACGTTTGATTGCTTTTCCCACAGTTAGTAATGGAatggttgttttagttttacctAAGGAATGTTTTGGTTGCAGTTTCGGACACACAAGGTCATATACAGGCGGTATGCTGGATTGTTTTTCGCACTGTGTGTCGACATAACGGATAATGAACTGGCTTATTTGGAGTGCATTCATTTATTTGTGGAGATATTGGATCATTTCTTTAGCAATGTGTGCGAGCTAGATTTGGTGTTTAACTTTCACAAGGTTTGTCACTGctgcaatttttcttttttgttgttttgatacTTTGACTTCAACCATGGTCGTCTTGCCTCTTGAAATTCTGTGTGCGTTGCATGCATAATTGATGTTTCCTTTTCCTGCTTGTGATCATTGCCTTCTGGTCAAGTTACCAGATCAATTACTTATATCACGAGTCCCTCAAAAGGATTTCACAGGCCTCATATTGGTTCTGATGATTCCCCTCACATGCACACGCTTGCATGCGTGTGCGTGTTGCTATTGAGTAATGTGTTCTTTGCTGCTGTTTTTCTGATATACTGCTttgtttgattttctgtttCCTCCAAGGTTTATCTGATACTTGATGAATTCATTCTTGCCGGGGAGCTTCAAGAAACAAGCAAGAGGGTGAGTGTTTTCTGGAGTTTTATTTCTTCCTGGCATATCCAGCTCATAGGGAAACAAGTTTTTGCCCATTTCACACTGACATGTATAGAGTGCATGGTCTTCAAACATGCAACTAACACTTCATTTGTAATGTGCAGGCAATCATAGAGAGAATGGGAGAGCTGGAGAAGCTGGAGTAAGCATCTGTTCTGCAGTGAAGAGTGTTTATGAGTGTCAATTTGGTCTTCCATTTTTTCcctcctgtgtttgtttgccttGTTCTTTATTGTTCAGCTGTTATTTCTTTACCCATTTTGCACAAGCCAGTTCTCACCTTGTAACATTACAGATTTTAGACAGAAATTGCTTCTTTTATCCTTCGTTTTCCATTGCCTCTGTGTCTCACTCTGCCTTTATGGAGTGAGTTTGTGTGAGGTTACTGGGGTGTTCATCTCATGTTCTTTCTTATAACATTCTGGATGTCTATAAACAATTTGCAATCGTCATCTCCTGTAACTCGTTAAACTCGTTCAAATTGTACTTTTATTTCAAGTAGATGCCAGAGATTTAGGAGCCTAAAGCTGTGGCAATTGCCCAACAGTGCTCAGGAAAACGAGGAAGTAATGGATAGCTGAGAAGTTTGATAATGAATTTACCAAAGCAATAGCACAGCTTTCTTGGCCTGCCAATAATCTAGCAAACACAACATTATGAAAAAGTTAAATCCTGAATTCTAAATAGGAATAAATGCTCTCTGACAGCATGCCCAGTCCCTATAAGCTcgagatatttttagaaaattagaactaggttttttttaatggtaaaataatatagtttgaaaaaaattgataaaatagtaTATCgtggttaaaaaatataacatttcaaaaaacaattatgaaatttagcacaaatattaaaataaaaagaaaaaaataaaaatcctggAAGTAAATTAAAGCTTTGATTATAACATTATTTGTATCATATATGAACGATATGAATTGAAGaacagcattaaaaaaaaatcaccaaaagtAAGTAATTTGAATGTTGAGTTTTCTAATTACATgtactaattatttttcaaactatattattttatcaatctaaaaaaaaaaccgcggTAATAAGCAAAAACCATAAGCTAGCTTACAGGATTGAGGGTACTCAAAAGAGACAACGACATTCTACAATTTCCCttctatttaaattttctttgaaaatgatCGAGATGTACTACATGTACTTGTGAAAAGGCGACAGTACTAAACGTCGTCACCACTTTATCAGCTAACCTCCCCTGCCTGCTGTCCTCCCCATTTCAATTTAACACCCAAGGATAACTTTGATGTTCATTCCCCATTTGATGGTGCCGAGGAATCACAGGTATTAACACACAGAATAAAATTATCTCACTGCTCATCTGATAGACAACAGCCTTCAGCCATCCCATTCCCATTTCATAGGCTCTCGTTACAGAGTAATTGCAATGGCAGTGCACCACCAGTTCGAAACCCACCTCCAGTTTCTTCATAAACAGAAGAGAGATGGTGGTCTTGTCTTCTGACCCTAGCATGAGGCAATGTAGTAATGGTCataagctgctgctgctgagagATTTGAGCGTGCTTGGGACCAATTGCTTCTTGAGATGACGAAGTAGGGATGATGGTTTGGGCGAATGATATCTGTGCAGGCGAGTCTTGCCTTCCATTTTGCCAGTTTGGAAATTGAGTCATAGCAGTGGAATTTCCAAGAGTCCTATATTGAGCTGCTGCTAACTGAGCTGCCCAAAGCCGGTTTTGTTGGTGCTGcagctgctgctgttgttggcTCTGTTTCTGTTGCTGCTTTGTGAAGCCCGTAGGACTTGCACGAGTACCACAGTACAAGTGGCCAAGGTAGGAGGGTTGTTGAATCTGGGCCTAGATCAAGAATTGCGCCATAAGTTGGCATATGACTCGAAAGGCAACTCAGTAACTCAATCAGGATTTGACTAAATCATGTATAGATGTAGTAGAATTTAGTGTGAATTTGGAGACCACAGATAACTCAGAAAAGggtaaggaaaaaataagatCATGTTGAAAATAAGATCACCGATTGGCTGGCTCCCTACGTTCACTGAAACTACACTTCCACGGCATCCCCATTTAATGGATGTAATATTGACTAGAATTGTGGGAGAGTTTCAAAACCATCTGTTCAATTTGTTGTTGAGTCATCAATGTAAATGCATACATGCAATCTAAGAGGCAAGGATAAAAACCTGCTGTGCTGCTGCAGGCTGATCAGGGTGAGATGAGGATGAGTAATATGTTTGGGACATAGGGAAAGGCACGAGTGTGGAATGTTGCTGTTGCAAATGTGAGTGCAGGTAAGGAAATTGCAGCTGAGCCGATTGTTCAGACCTCTTTCCAACCCCACTGGAACTGTTATTAGCTTCTAAGCCGCTCCCGTCAGCTGACAAGGACAAGAAATTGAAAGTCTGCAAGAGAGTACAAATTGATGAAAACcagttagaaaatattaaaccaTAGCTAAATCGACATAGCTAAATTTACCTGCTTCTGAGAATTGTGCACCCCAGATGCTGATGAAGTCTGTGGCTGATCTTGGAGTGTTCTCTGTAGAAGAGTACCCATTTCAACTTGATTTGAATTCTTGTCGACCATGTTAATTATGGCTCTAGCAGATGTAGCTCCATTCAAACCATTCCTGTTGCCATTGAAGTCGTTCATTGTCATGAATGCACCTTGCCTTAATATATCCTGTGGCCTCGGTTGATTCAGATGTAGTGGCAAGCTGTCTTTGCTCTCTGGAATTTGTAAAACCCGAATGAGATGACTTATGTAAACATGAGTTGTGGACCTCTTCAATGATCTTTTATCGGTGCTGACTTTAGAAACCTGTACAAGTCATAGTCCGTAAGATAAACCGGTCATTAAGTTTTGAGCAACCAATTCATGTGGGCAAGAGAAATAATCATTAGACTCAAGTCTTCCATCACCTTTCCAATAGACGAACAATTCTGGAATGAATTGGGCCTGGTAGCACCAAGAGCAGTATCCATCCAAGAAGGAAATTTGGTGGCAGAGGATCTGAGATAGGGAAAACTGAATGACAAATTGCAAAGGCATGGATG from Populus trichocarpa isolate Nisqually-1 chromosome 5, P.trichocarpa_v4.1, whole genome shotgun sequence includes these protein-coding regions:
- the LOC7477670 gene encoding AP-2 complex subunit sigma; translation: MIRFILLQNRQGKTRLAKYYVPLEDSEKHKVEYEVHRLVVNRDPKFTNFVEFRTHKVIYRRYAGLFFALCVDITDNELAYLECIHLFVEILDHFFSNVCELDLVFNFHKVYLILDEFILAGELQETSKRAIIERMGELEKLE